Proteins encoded by one window of Kribbella italica:
- a CDS encoding ABC transporter permease yields the protein MTVVDPGTSAQERRNLADAKAAAAGLASERRRRPSWGLLLGQPIFVAVVLAAWVIWRSQAELDSIEQRQLAWSVVGTLTVEHLKLTVVATVIVLLIAVPLGIALTRPRMRRAAPIVVAFANAGQAAPVIGLIVLLAIWLGFGFWTAILALCLYAVLPVLRNTIVGLQGVDRNLVEAGRGMGMSSRSVLGRIELPLAVPVIMAGIRTALVLVVGTATLATFIDAGGLGSLITTGIRLLRFPVLVSGALLVGVLALLIDWAGRILEEITRPRGLR from the coding sequence ATGACCGTCGTCGATCCAGGCACCTCCGCGCAGGAGCGGCGCAACCTCGCGGATGCCAAAGCGGCGGCCGCCGGGCTGGCGTCCGAACGGCGCCGCCGCCCGAGCTGGGGATTGTTGCTCGGGCAGCCTATTTTCGTTGCCGTGGTCCTCGCGGCGTGGGTGATCTGGCGTTCGCAGGCCGAGCTCGACTCGATCGAGCAACGCCAGCTGGCCTGGAGCGTCGTCGGTACGCTCACCGTCGAGCACCTCAAGCTGACGGTCGTTGCCACGGTCATCGTTCTGCTGATCGCCGTCCCACTCGGCATCGCGCTGACCCGCCCCCGGATGCGCCGGGCCGCGCCGATCGTCGTTGCCTTCGCGAACGCCGGCCAGGCGGCGCCGGTGATCGGCCTGATCGTCCTGCTCGCGATCTGGCTCGGCTTCGGCTTCTGGACCGCGATCCTCGCGCTCTGCCTGTACGCCGTCCTGCCGGTCCTGCGCAACACGATCGTCGGCCTGCAAGGCGTCGACCGCAACCTGGTCGAGGCCGGCCGGGGGATGGGCATGTCGAGCCGATCGGTGCTCGGGCGGATCGAGCTGCCGCTCGCCGTACCGGTGATCATGGCCGGCATCCGGACCGCCCTGGTCCTCGTCGTCGGTACGGCGACGCTGGCGACGTTCATCGACGCCGGTGGACTGGGCAGCCTGATCACGACGGGTATCCGGCTGTTGCGCTTCCCGGTCCTGGTCAGCGGCGCGCTGCTGGTCGGCGTACTGGCTCTGCTGATCGACTGGGCCGGCCGGATCCTGGAAGAGATCACCCGGCCGAGGGGACTGCGATGA
- a CDS encoding glycine betaine ABC transporter substrate-binding protein: protein MKRVIGLLTATVFVASGLSGCGLGTSGGYVPTATLAGPLASAKDLNGLEIGIGSKNFQEQLILGKIAAILMQSAGAKVKDLTNMPGSDTSRQAMLQGQIQMAWEYTGTAWISYLGHDTGIPDKRKQYDAVAGEDLQKYGLVWLEPAPMNNSYGFGVTRKNSEKLGLTKLSQLSQIPLKERTFCVESEFANRNDGFEPMLKHYGVPLGSGVSRDNVRTLDTGAVYAATDNGDCLFGEIYTTDGRIKSLDLVVLEDNKNYFPAYNVAPVIAKKVLDQYPQLRDLLAPVSAKLTDAVLIELNAQVDVDGREPADVAMDWLVKEGFVTSD, encoded by the coding sequence ATGAAGCGCGTCATAGGGTTGCTGACGGCAACTGTTTTCGTTGCCTCCGGCCTGAGCGGCTGCGGTCTCGGCACCAGCGGCGGGTACGTCCCGACCGCGACGCTGGCCGGACCGCTGGCCTCGGCCAAGGATCTCAACGGCCTGGAGATCGGGATCGGGTCGAAGAACTTCCAGGAGCAGCTGATCCTCGGCAAGATCGCCGCGATCCTGATGCAGTCGGCCGGGGCCAAGGTGAAGGACCTGACCAACATGCCCGGCAGCGACACGTCGCGCCAGGCGATGCTGCAGGGCCAGATCCAGATGGCGTGGGAGTACACCGGCACGGCGTGGATCTCCTACCTCGGTCACGACACCGGCATCCCTGACAAGCGCAAGCAGTACGACGCGGTCGCAGGTGAGGACCTGCAGAAGTACGGGCTGGTCTGGCTCGAGCCGGCGCCGATGAACAACAGCTACGGCTTCGGCGTGACCCGGAAGAACTCCGAGAAGCTCGGCCTGACCAAGCTGTCCCAGCTGAGTCAGATCCCGCTGAAGGAACGTACGTTCTGCGTCGAGTCCGAGTTCGCGAACCGCAACGACGGCTTCGAACCGATGCTCAAGCACTACGGCGTCCCGCTCGGCTCGGGCGTGAGCCGCGACAACGTCCGCACCCTCGACACCGGCGCCGTCTACGCCGCCACCGACAACGGCGACTGCCTGTTCGGCGAGATCTACACGACGGACGGCCGGATCAAGTCCCTCGACCTGGTGGTGCTCGAGGACAACAAGAACTACTTCCCGGCGTACAACGTCGCACCGGTGATCGCCAAGAAGGTCCTCGACCAGTACCCGCAACTCCGCGACCTGTTGGCCCCGGTCTCCGCCAAACTCACCGACGCGGTCCTGATCGAGCTCAACGCCCAGGTCGACGTCGACGGCCGTGAGCCTGCTGACGTCGCGATGGACTGGCTGGTCAAGGAAGGCTTCGTCACGAGCGACTGA